The Vigna unguiculata cultivar IT97K-499-35 chromosome 11, ASM411807v1, whole genome shotgun sequence genomic sequence ATTTCCTGCAGAGCAGAGCTATACTGGCCAGTAGAATAGAGACAGTAGAAGAAATCAACAAATACATATTATCTTTAATTCCAGGTAAATATTAGGATACTCTTAGTCACATATGTTAGATATTGAATATGAATTATATTTCTAGTAACTAATACAATGACTATTTTGCAGGACAAGAACAAGAATACCTAAGTGCAGATACAATTGATAAGACAGATAATTCAATAAATGATGAATATGATGTTATTACTCCAGAATTCCTCAATTCATTAACTACATTAGGCTTACCAAGTCATCAAATAACCCTCAAAATTGGAGCTCCTATAATGTTGCTAAGAAACTTGGATCAATCAGAGGAACTGTGCAATGAAAGCAGATTAATTATTACAAGGTTGCAAAAACATGTAATAGCAGCAAGGATTATAAGTGGAAACAAAAAGGGTAACGAAGTTTATATTCTACGTATTTCTATGTCTCCATCTCAATCTCCTTGGCCATTCAAATTAATCAGAAGGCAATTTCCTATAATGTTATCTTATGCAATGACAATTAACAAATCACAGGGGCAATCTTTGTGTTCGGTTGGATTATATTTGCCAAAACCAGTCTTTAGCAATGGTCAATTATATGTTGCAATTTCTAGGGTTCAGAGCAAATCGGGTTAGTCAAAAACAAATCCTTATGAAGTTTGTTACATTATACTATTATAGAAACCCCGTATTCGTTTTTGAAGATATTATGAACTGTTAAAATATAGGTTATTAACTAATGTTCCATTTTCATTTCTAAATGTAATTAATCACGCTAGTTGATCcttattattgaaaattaatttacttttctatctttaaaatttatttttataacaacaCTTGATCAAAAAATCCAAGATTTACGATTATTTAAACTAAATCCATTAGTCATTACCgtgattaaaaaaatggtttaataTAGAAACCCATAGTTCatccatttaaataaaatgttggcATACATACCAAAATACAAGTGTCAACCAAAAAAATATGTCCTTGTGCGTAAAGTGCACCAAAATATTACCACATCATACATAAGTTAAACATTCCAGTTAAATATTCCAGCAACACCCTAAATTTTCTGAACTACGATTAAATTGTCTTCGTTTTTCATAACTTCCAACTTTATCCTATCACCAGCGCATAACTTATTTTCCGTGACAAATCTCCTTCATCCACACCCTAGATAGCATTCAGTGCGCGATCTTTGAGCCCATCTAATTGAACACTGCCAGTACATTCCATTACCATTTGATAATAGGTATTCCATTATCAGTTTCTTCGTCTACAACATCTGCAGCATTATTTGCAGTACCAGAACAAGATGCACCATTTGTAGTATAGGCAATCTCGATTCCTTCCACTGAAAATAACCTATACAAGAAAACATTCAGTGATACATAATTCATATGCAAGTAGACTCCATCCTTTAGATTATAGTACTTAAACATTTTCCCAATCGGACCACGAAAAATCGTTGTCGCATTAGGTTTCACATCAAACTTAAACTTGAAAGTTTTAGAACAAGGATCTACGAACTCCATCTCCTGGCCATAAATGATTTTCTTCTCCCAGAATATGTGAAAATAAGCATCCAAGCAAATTGTAGACTGTACCCTGAAAATCATACAATATTAGATTAGAATatgaaatagttatttttacacaAAACAAGAATGATAAATGCTAGACATTCACCTCTTTAGGAGTTAAGAGAACCCTGAAAGAAGACAAGAACCTAGACCACACCAAATCTTCCTCTACAATGTAACTATCACCTAGACCTCGATATTCTATCTCAGTCCATTGTAGGTCGAAAATCCTCAGTCGAAAATATATATCACCACAAAATACAGTACAGACATAATGCAAGTGTCTGAGTTCATAAAATTCCTCGAAATAAGGTGGTATTCGAAAAATTCCCTTTCTTATCAAATCTTCCTCAAACTCTAAGTTCATAACATTCCCCATTGGATCAGTGAAATAATTTGTCCCAAGAGTCAGTTTCTTTCCCCATTCAAGCATAAAACCATCTTCAAAATCCCCAAACCCCTGCAATGTCCATATATGCGAGGAAACGACAATATAAGACATGCATGTAAGACAAATGAACAAATAATGCATCAATAATATTTCAAAGATCAATAGAAACAAAACACAAGTACCGATCACAAAATCAAAGCTCACAAAAAAGCTATATAACTATTAATAACGCAAATCAACTGCAAAAGTAAAATGCTACTTACATCACCTGGATATAGCAAGCAGATAGAGTTTTGGGACAGATTTTTGAAGTTGTATTTACCCGAAAATGACATCTTCTCCCACACCCACAGAATGGACCAAAGAAGGCAAGGACTGTGACAATGAACTGAGAATGAAACGAAAAGTCTAATGCAGTTTCTACATAAAactgaatataatattttcttccaGAAACATCTCACAATATAATAATTACCTCcttaaatcataattaaaatatttacaaccaaaacaaaaaagttttatttatttttaatactaattaatgcaaaattataatatgaagttaaaatttattatccaTAATTATATTAGCTtccttaatataattttaaaaaataaggaaaatctTGAatatatgataagttgaaaTACAGACAGTactaattattacttttattattctttacttattattattattattattattattattattattattattattatttgatgaaTTAAAGATTACTACTTATTTGTTTTATGAgagaattattaatttttttcagtaAATATTACTCATCTAAAAtaacacatttttatattataaaaaaactaacttATTTGTTGCAAATTAAAGaaaggtaacaatttttcatacTATTTAGCATATAATCTTGTCTGTTGTCTTAAAATGCAAATAAATATAcgaaataaaatatctaaattcgTATATAACCAAATttgaattacatattttaaaacataactaCGAAAGTTAAATTAACATCGATGTATATTGttcatatattattacttttatgaaCTATAATATTGTCTAAcgatatttatcataaaaaaatactcattacataaaaaattaacatttttttctattacaaatacaacattaaaaaaaataaaaaaaaaggagaaaacacCACTCGTGCGTACGCACGAGTAGCACtagtttataataaattaaatatattttgaattgttttacGGGTAGGGATTTACGTATAATAAGATCATCAAGAGGGTTTCTTCGTGCACCTCTATAACTTTTTCCTTGTAACACTataattattttccattttatacggtccaaaaattattttcttaaaaaattaactttcggaatacaattttttaagttaaaaataatttttgaatcagATGATCAAAAAACTAAAACCGATTTCTGAATTTTGCaattcaaaagtttttttttttctcaaaagaaTTACTTCCAAATTAGACGATATGAATGAAAGCAGactataaaatttgaaagtcaTTTTTGGTTTCCAGATTACATAATTTGGACGTCATTTTCGATTTGCAGATTGTataatctaaatttttttaaagaaaaaaatggttttcTGATTTTACGATGTTAAAGTcatttttttctccaaattatataatccagaagtaaaaaataaattttgaattggaAAAATGATGGGAATAAAAGTTATGGAGGTGCAGGGAAAAATTGTCTAAAGGGAAAGACACAAATTTGCACATAACGGAGTTTCTTCCAGCACATCTATAACCTTCTTCCTACACTCCCATATAAGAAATTTCTCGGTTTGCTTTTGAGATTGCGCAATTCGaaagtgaaaaatatatttcaaattatgcaAGATATAGATTAAACTTGAAGAACAATTCATGGTCAAGGGAATCAAATTTATACAATGGCTTTCATTTCATGCATAGATTTTAACCAATACAAATACATAAATATGCACAGAATTAACTACAGGGAAACTATGTTACAAGTAGGCTGAAAAAGAGTGTAAAAATTTATCAGTTTCAGAATGTTCAATCTTTAATCAATCATatgagaaacaaaaaaaatggcaAGATATCATTCTGTAAGAGAATCAAAACAATTCTGCATTATAAAATTCTGATTATAGCATATAGATCTATCTCATCTGTGAAAACTCACCTGACATAAAATCATTCATTTCCTCCAACATCAGAATTGGCAACTTGTACTCATCTGCATCACTGCCTATATCTATATACACTTTGTCCTTAGAGAAAAACCATTTTATGCTATTCACCAAATTTCATCATATCTAACCAATCTATTACAATCTGTAGTATATAACATATCATCTATGGAACAGTTTATACTAAAAGTGATCATCATGAACATGTAGCCACACAATCTTGTGGCAGCAACACCTCTTCTTGATCCAATGTTTCCTTAACAGCTTGATAAAACTCTATCCATGAAGAAGAGTTGGAATCCACAGAACCCCAAGAAAATGTTAGGTTTGGACTTGCAGGGCAGGCAGTGACCAAATCCAAAACTGAAACTTGTTTTAGGGTCTGTGGAAAATTGAATGCTAAGTTATCAACTTTGTGTTCATAAATTTTCCCATTTCTGTCCAATTTGTACCTTGATGTGCCTTGAAACTCCCCTTTAGCCTCCCATGGAACCCTAGGCACACCCCTCAGGTTCCACCTGATCAATATCACATTCTCTGAAGGTTGCCATATCCTATACACATCCAGAGCAATCTCACGGAACAAAATTTTACCATGAAACCTCAATGCCCAGAAGATCAATTTGTACTTCTCAATACCAGTAAATGTGTTCAAAGGGTCCTTGAATGTTATATCATCCCTGAAATAATCAAATTCAACCTTAAAAAACACACCTCAAACACTTACAACATAAGCACACGTCTCAAAGATGAAAATTCAAGTGCTGAAATGATCAAATTCAACATTCAAAAGTCCATTTCCCCCAGTAAGAATCATCTTAATCTACTAGAAAATCACCCACACATCTCAACTCAGTTGAAAATTCAAATACCGAAATTATCAAATTCAACACCAAAAGGCCCAGTTTTTTTCCCTGTAAGAAACATGTTAAGTCTAACAGAAaccacacacatgcacacatacacacacagcAGAGAAACACACAGATGAAAATTCAAATACTGAAATGAACAAATTCAACACTGAAAAACCCATTTTTACTCTCCGGGAAAGTTTTAAATCTAACAGAAAACCATACAAACATGACACAAGAGCACACACCTAAAAGATGAAAACTCAAAAACCATCTTAAATGTGACAGAAAATCACCCATCCACACACAATCACACaagaagaaaaatcatttaTAGAATAATCAAATTCAACACTAATAACCCATTTCCCCCAATATGAAACCTCTTAAATCAAACATAAAACCACACAAAGATAACACCAAAATCACACATCTCAAGTACGAAAGCCAGATACCCAGATGAGAAAATGACCTGTAGATGTCATAATTGAGGTCTTTGACGAAGATCAAGGGCATGTCCTCTCGGAGGGTCCTCACAGCGAGGCCAAGATTGAGATAAAACTCATCTTTTTGCTGCTGATGCTCATCTTTGGCACCAGTTGTTGGTGTGCTCCCCAGAGCAACCTGTGCAGTGGGAGTTTGGAGGGTGGAAAAGAACAAAGAAGTAGCCTGAGATGTTGTTGTTGCTTTTGCTGATGAAAGCGTTTGGAAAATGGGTTTTGATTTGGTTTGCGGAAGCAGAGAGGGTTTGAGGTTAGATAGAAGAAAAGCCATGGCCTTTAATGCTCAAAGGGTATCCAAGATTTTAGCACTTCATCTgattgagagagaaaaagagagagttgTGTTGTTTTCGTCTCTTGCATTGGTGACGTGTGTGGCGCTGAAGCTGAATTTTGAGCCTTTCATTGTGTTATTGGTAACTATTTTGAGTGGCTTTGAGTGTGCCCAtgaaatcaaaatgaaaaaaatgaaaaaacaaagttTTGACCTTTCGCATGTTTGCCGCTATCATTTTGCATTGTTTTTGGATTTAACAAGTCgtatatacttatttttatttagacgTGTTAATTTCATATCTGTCTTCAAAATGcgttaatttaatttcaatttttgaaaaaatattttaatattttttttaagataaaagttATTAAGGTCATTAACTTAACTTATGACTTTAAtcactaaattttgatataaatatcagtacttaattttgtaaattattttaaatattaatattgttaatagtgttaataatttattgttaaaaatgacttaattaaaacatttttttaaaagttaaaactcaattaacaccttttaaaaaatatatatcaaactgagatatctaaataaaatgtttattattcgactaattaaactttatttttcacttGAATCACTATATATTATGACAAAATCGAACACTTACTTGTTTTGATCCGCGAAAAAAATGAGGTGGTGTGGTTTgctataatataattaattttataaatggtttttaagtatttaaataatttaatgtatttaatgaACTGATTAGAaagattattatatatttatgtcttATAATTggtaattgaatttcaatttctgGATGAATCATTTTTAAGTTACAATCAATATTAGATTAAATATTCCGTTAAGTAATTCtgtcattttatttatagtatacAGTATACTAaggaaaaagtaattttaaattcattagtTTTAGTTAAACTATATTAAGAATGAATATAATTGAAttcattatcaattattatgCGTAATTTAACTTTGTGTTAGCTTGTACCATGAATTTATATGTGAGTAGAGttgaaataattacaaaattaattatatattaacattaatttgtttatttttagtaaatataagataaaactAAACAGgtgtttaattatttcaaacCTTAAAAGATTTCAACCAAATAAACTAAagtttttgaattaattaatttttttatgatattaaaaccgaaatatattaatattgaataCAATATTCACTCTAAATACTATTACATGTTTTCATCTTCTAAGGAATATaacataagaaaattaatttttaaaccattttttattttaaattttaactataactAAAAAATAGCAATTCATTCTCTTAAATTTATCCAGGCTATGGAATTGGTCCATAAAGCGTTACGTGCTTTAATTATCtttcttcttaattttattcttgaaaagcttataagaaattaattaaaaaaatacttttacattttttttgtcgATTTTAAATCAACGAAAAATTTAGGATTGTATTAAAAACAATACTATTATCAAAGTTTAGAAAATTTTATCTGAACTTGATATTTGATACCGAAAAGGTGATGGCCATAacgaaaattttgatttttttcactAATTTGACTTCAATAGTGAGTTTGACATTGAACTCAAATATTGTTAGAGGAGAATTAAAGAAcgtcttgaaaaataaaaatctaataaaaaaaagcaGGTTTTTGATgacaagttaaaataatatttggttAATGATGTAATAAATTATGTCTTCactatcttaaatttaaaaactatcttctaaataatatttgaaatcataTTAAATGTTTCTAAtgcatattattttgttaataacaTCTCACGTGTTTACTAATTTAGAGCATcatataatttgatattaaacACAAGACTATACCAAGAAAGGCTTTATGTATCACCATATTCCTCaaaatatacatacataatttttaaaaatatagtttatcAAAAGGAGGAATGTCATACAATACGAAACAGTAATCCATAGTAGTTGTCCACATCTACTCTACTCCAAGGTTAGATCACTCACGGGTTCCTTACCAACATGATCCTCTGCTCCCAATCATGGCAGAAAGAAACAATTACAAACCAGTTTAAGCtagcatatttaaaaaaaaaaagacttataATTAAATCACTTGATTTAAAACAAGCAATCATTTACAATAGATTCATTCAATCATGCATAATTATGTAGACAAACTACAACAACTACCTCTGAAggatttcaatatattttggcTTATAATAACATGGCTCTATCTAGTATTCTTACATGACAAGAAGTTCACTATGACATGCGAACAAATGTTATATTTCAAACCAATTCATGTCATATGAATCTTCATCGACTCTCACTAACTAAATATCTTCCTCTATATGAGTTAGAATACCTAGTAAAGTCTGGATGATTTCCTAATGAGTCCCTAATCAATGCACCTACACACAAGAGTTAAAAATTTTCTCCCTTGAAAGTCATTTCACATTCAACACATCACAATCACATATTTGATACAACTTTCTCATCACATGTCATCATTCACAATACAACAACATACATGCTTTATATTTCATATCACACTTATCCATCATTCATAATATAGCAATATACATATTTACATTTCATATCAACCTCGTTTTCCCAACAATCAAAACCCAAGTGCACCTATTACAAATCACAAATTatcaatatacatttttttattccaaggtaaaaccaaaatcacaaataaaatcGGCCAACACACCAAAGTAGTAATGTTATTAACAATTGAGAAACCAAGAGAAACctaaaaaataaagcaattgTGAGTGATTGGTTGTTCTAATAACAAAACTCTAATCAAATATCCAAATAGTCAAAGTAAACAATCATATGTCTCAGACCAACTGCAAAAATTTCACCACAATCCAACGATTAAGGAAATGTGAATCCCAATTTTACTAAGATGTCTTAGAACATGGTGGTAGCCAACAGTGTGTAAGTGGTGCTCAACACTAAAAGAGTGGCGCTCAACACTAAAAGAGTGGCGCCCAACGCTAGGTGGGTGGCGTCGAGCGCTAACCCCCCTGGGACTCACTAACTTTAGAGTGCCCGATAGTTCAGAAGTGGCGCCTGACATTCTAGACCTAATATTTACACAATATTACattgaaacaaagaaaatttcCTTCAAACTCCCACGGATAATAACAAGGAACTTTGAAAGGATAGCACTAAACAtatgaaatcaaaattatattataatatatatatatatataatatttattttggtatacatatttatttttcttattttattcctaataatataatttttaagtgATTTGATAAAGACAGTATCTAATAAAAACATATgtttgatattatatattaaattttatataaaataatatatatatatataatatatatttactttatatatatatatatattcactttttatattttaaccttaataatataattcttaaatGATTTGATAAGGACAATATCTAATCATAAGATATgcttgatattatattttaaatttttatataaaataacaacaataacaataataataataataataataataataataataatatatctctttttaatttttaaatttaacctttaacttttttaatttaaaataataattttattaatttagtttttctttaaatttaaccgttttttttcttgatattttttttaaacttaaaaaaatttaattataaaatcatcaataaaataaataaaaactatttacaaaaaaattataaaaattatttatatttaatttcataattataataataataattttattacctttattatcataaaaaaatcgctaatatatataataaaaatggtaaataTCTAATTTTCCTTATTTAGTTATTATAGAGGATATATCTGAGCTCTATTGAAAGTTTGAAGTTACTTTCAATTTTGTTTCCTCTCTATTTTCTCATTAAATGGattcttttaaacattttttacattACATTGGTTAGTGTAAATGGTTGACTTATACTTGACTTAACACCAAtgcttaaattttttattttttgtattctgAAGTGTTTAAacataatgataatttttgtcaagttaTGAATAGTATGCATAAGATATTTTTTGCCCTTTTGGTTCTTcttttaggttttttatttttttacttgatCATCTCATTTTATTGTGGTTTTTATCATACATACTTGTGTTTCTTTTTAGTGTTTTTCTCGAGTAttctaaaatcttttatcttttcattcatctacgatttcttcttctctttggTAATAATTAATAGGTGAAACATGAGATCATTTTATTATTGGAGACACTAATGTGACTTATAGTAAATATCATAAAATCTATATATTACAAGAAGTTTTCATATTAGATGAGacttttcttgtaaatttgttaaagaaatttgtaagaaaagaatttttttctgacattttttctaaaaatcttaattgatagataatttcttcgtgagtaattattttctataaaattataaaattcgcaagtattttctttaaaatttgttgcgaaaaatgttttatataaaatattttgcaaaaaaattgg encodes the following:
- the LOC114168685 gene encoding uncharacterized protein LOC114168685, with translation MHYLFICLTCMSYIVVSSHIWTLQGFGDFEDGFMLEWGKKLTLGTNYFTDPMGNVMNLEFEEDLIRKGIFRIPPYFEEFYELRHLHYVCTVFCGDIYFRLRIFDLQWTEIEYRGLGDSYIVEEDLVWSRFLSSFRVLLTPKEGTVYNLLGCLFSHILGEENHLWPGDGVRRSLF
- the LOC114168304 gene encoding uncharacterized protein LOC114168304 is translated as MAFLLSNLKPSLLPQTKSKPIFQTLSSAKATTTSQATSLFFSTLQTPTAQVALGSTPTTGAKDEHQQQKDEFYLNLGLAVRTLREDMPLIFVKDLNYDIYRDDITFKDPLNTFTGIEKYKLIFWALRFHGKILFREIALDVYRIWQPSENVILIRWNLRGVPRVPWEAKGEFQGTSRYKLDRNGKIYEHKVDNLAFNFPQTLKQVSVLDLVTACPASPNLTFSWGSVDSNSSSWIEFYQAVKETLDQEEVLLPQDCVATCS